A part of Patescibacteria group bacterium genomic DNA contains:
- a CDS encoding LytR C-terminal domain-containing protein, which yields MPRKTLRPKRTRHTRSWKQAHAVKKFFKKVRLVLFGICCVLFSGAVLYALSVFNLFKAPFVSASDNYAGVTTAWDGRSSLNVLFGKNDGGSYGLLRVVPDLGSYQYLLFPEGEIREIGTKYALAVNRYISCDTNGEKVVKTILGDFEKGEIGEGNYAKFLLSLKENAKFARDGVKTNLSLPEVFLLANFMKTAKKSEVSTVAIDAGGDGAKFDFLWQQTLNERILGEEGAKVLVLNATQEPGLATQMGRILKNSGLYVLDAQNSEQIFDQSVVAYNGNSYPQTLKTISQNLNLKTILWQDDLSVYTSNAYRADIIVVVGVDKIGSL from the coding sequence ATGCCACGAAAAACCCTGCGCCCCAAAAGAACCCGCCATACCCGCTCTTGGAAACAAGCCCATGCGGTAAAAAAATTCTTTAAAAAAGTCCGTTTGGTGCTTTTTGGTATCTGTTGCGTGCTATTTTCTGGCGCTGTTTTGTACGCGCTTTCGGTTTTTAATCTTTTTAAAGCCCCTTTTGTTTCAGCGTCCGACAACTATGCTGGGGTTACAACCGCTTGGGACGGCAGGTCTAGCCTTAATGTATTGTTTGGTAAAAACGATGGGGGATCTTACGGTTTACTACGGGTAGTGCCTGATTTGGGTAGTTATCAGTATTTACTTTTTCCCGAAGGAGAAATTAGGGAAATAGGAACAAAATACGCTTTGGCGGTAAATCGCTATATTAGTTGCGATACCAATGGAGAAAAAGTTGTCAAAACGATTTTAGGAGATTTTGAAAAAGGTGAAATTGGTGAGGGAAATTATGCCAAGTTTTTGTTGAGCCTAAAGGAAAACGCCAAGTTTGCTCGAGATGGTGTCAAAACCAATCTTTCTCTGCCTGAAGTCTTTTTGCTGGCTAATTTTATGAAAACCGCTAAAAAGTCGGAGGTCTCAACTGTAGCGATTGATGCGGGAGGCGACGGCGCAAAATTTGATTTTCTGTGGCAGCAAACCCTCAACGAACGAATCTTAGGTGAGGAGGGTGCAAAAGTATTGGTTTTAAACGCTACCCAAGAGCCAGGGCTGGCAACGCAAATGGGTCGCATTCTAAAGAATTCCGGTTTGTATGTGCTGGACGCGCAGAACAGCGAACAAATTTTTGATCAAAGCGTCGTCGCCTACAATGGCAACTCCTACCCCCAAACTCTAAAAACCATCTCGCAAAACTTAAATTTAAAAACAATTCTTTGGCAAGATGATTTGTCGGTCTATACTTCAAACGCCTACCGGGCGGATATTATTGTGGTTGTTGGAGTTGACAAGATAGGTAGCCTTTGA